In Chitinivibrionales bacterium, the following proteins share a genomic window:
- a CDS encoding MotA/TolQ/ExbB proton channel family protein, translated as MQMFNFLLLGFQSSASLVMWLILVLFFAALGLFLERFWYLFLKCDMGSAAFMKGISNYLKAGDYDRAIKYALTMKSPLAKGVLTVLQNRTKGPKVIRKAVDELFLTEGPKIKRNVFLLNTFANLATLTGLTGTIYGTMECFDAIANAPAAQRAQQLASGISITMSATLMGLLCAVPCILAHGILSGKADKVIEDMDEKITKLSNAVEE; from the coding sequence ATGCAAATGTTCAATTTCTTGTTGCTGGGCTTTCAGTCTTCGGCCAGTTTGGTTATGTGGCTCATTCTGGTTCTTTTCTTTGCGGCTCTCGGCCTGTTCCTCGAACGCTTCTGGTATCTCTTCCTCAAATGCGATATGGGAAGCGCCGCGTTCATGAAGGGCATTTCCAATTACCTGAAGGCCGGTGATTATGACCGCGCTATCAAGTATGCCCTCACGATGAAGTCGCCTCTTGCAAAGGGCGTGCTCACCGTTCTCCAGAACCGCACCAAAGGGCCCAAGGTCATCAGAAAAGCTGTTGACGAACTGTTTCTTACGGAAGGACCCAAAATCAAGAGAAACGTGTTTCTTCTGAATACCTTTGCCAACCTTGCAACGCTTACCGGTCTTACCGGAACCATTTATGGCACGATGGAGTGCTTTGACGCCATCGCGAACGCTCCCGCAGCGCAAAGAGCACAGCAGCTGGCTTCCGGTATCAGTATCACCATGTCGGCAACGCTCATGGGGCTGCTTTGCGCGGTTCCGTGCATTCTTGCGCATGGTATCTTGAGCGGCAAGGCGGACAAGGTCATTGAAGACATGGATGAAAAGATCACAAAGCTGAGCAACGCTGTTGAGGAATAA
- a CDS encoding biopolymer transporter ExbD, translated as MAIQRGRNKYTTPKSTGLIVTSLIDFFSIVVIYLMKSYSSEGSILTNADNLVLPNSVAVTKPKEIFLQVAATNDMILVDNVPIVPTEDVRRIPQENPDPIVAKLEEKLNASYAQEQQMVKLGALNKIQGNVIIQMDKNVEFDVLFKIMNTCGKVGYNNMNFAVMEREQ; from the coding sequence ATGGCCATCCAGCGGGGAAGAAACAAATACACGACGCCGAAATCGACGGGGTTGATTGTAACCTCCCTGATCGACTTTTTTTCCATCGTCGTTATTTATCTCATGAAAAGTTATTCATCCGAGGGAAGCATTCTCACCAATGCAGATAATCTTGTGCTTCCCAACTCGGTTGCCGTTACAAAACCCAAGGAGATATTTCTCCAGGTGGCGGCAACGAACGACATGATCCTTGTTGACAACGTTCCAATAGTGCCGACCGAAGACGTGAGAAGAATTCCTCAGGAAAATCCTGACCCTATCGTGGCGAAGCTCGAGGAAAAATTGAACGCCTCCTATGCTCAGGAGCAACAGATGGTGAAGCTGGGGGCGCTTAATAAAATCCAGGGGAACGTGATCATTCAAATGGATAAAAACGTGGAATTTGATGTGTTATTCAAAATCATGAATACCTGCGGCAAAGTGGGTTACAATAACATGAATTTCGCAGTTATGGAAAGGGAGCAGTAG